From the genome of Phytohabitans rumicis, one region includes:
- a CDS encoding tyrosine-type recombinase/integrase, with protein sequence MEADRFLRRHDGSGTQRTYAYLLVDHLRWLDRECLPLADVGLRDLERYMGLVGAEVRVPLGQPWREGKRPYGRAALSTAAACLKGFYLHQASLGVNGELGRQLGRNRLPSRADRRRTFLGHVKAGMPANPLAPRGPHRRHPKMLPEGAQERLLAEVRSARDRLVVTWLADGGLRIGELCGLHLLDLHLRENAACGQCRSPHLHVCHRPGNPNRAEAKNKHPWRIEDGTVTGGLIKRVSPAMVHTYFEYVTSEYPRSATGHGMLLVQLHGPGHGQPWAPVAARRMLARAGRRAGLGPVKPHSFRHSFASAVLDAAGGNLVIARDAGGWSSTSVVDEIYAHVDVHDAAFDAALRTVWGEQR encoded by the coding sequence GTGGAGGCGGATCGGTTCCTCCGACGGCATGACGGCTCCGGCACGCAGCGAACGTACGCCTATCTGCTGGTCGATCACCTGCGGTGGTTGGATCGCGAGTGCCTGCCGCTGGCGGATGTCGGCCTGCGGGATCTTGAGCGCTACATGGGTCTGGTCGGGGCCGAGGTTCGCGTGCCGCTCGGACAGCCCTGGCGGGAGGGCAAGCGTCCGTACGGACGCGCCGCGCTATCGACGGCGGCGGCGTGCTTGAAGGGCTTCTACCTGCATCAGGCGTCCCTTGGGGTCAACGGTGAACTCGGCAGACAGTTGGGCCGGAACCGACTGCCGTCACGGGCCGATCGGCGCCGCACGTTTCTCGGCCACGTGAAAGCCGGGATGCCAGCGAATCCACTGGCTCCACGCGGGCCGCATCGCCGGCATCCGAAGATGCTGCCTGAGGGCGCGCAGGAACGGCTGCTGGCCGAGGTGCGCTCGGCCCGGGACCGGCTCGTCGTGACCTGGTTGGCCGACGGCGGCCTGCGTATCGGCGAGTTGTGTGGGCTTCACCTGCTGGACTTACATCTTCGCGAGAACGCGGCGTGCGGGCAGTGCCGCTCGCCGCACCTTCACGTCTGCCACCGGCCGGGAAACCCGAACCGGGCGGAGGCGAAGAACAAGCACCCGTGGCGCATCGAGGACGGCACGGTGACCGGCGGGCTGATCAAGCGCGTCAGCCCAGCCATGGTGCACACCTACTTCGAGTACGTCACCAGCGAGTACCCGCGGAGCGCCACCGGGCACGGGATGCTGCTGGTCCAGTTGCACGGCCCCGGCCACGGACAGCCGTGGGCGCCGGTGGCAGCCCGACGGATGCTGGCTCGCGCGGGACGTCGTGCCGGCCTCGGCCCGGTCAAACCCCACTCGTTCCGGCACAGCTTCGCCAGCGCCGTGCTCGATGCGGCCGGCGGGAACCTGGTCATCGCCCGCGACGCCGGAGGCTGGTCCTCCACGTCCGTCGTAGACGAGATCTACGCACACGTCGATGTGCACGATGCGGCGTTCGACGCCGCGCTGCGCACGGTCTGGGGCGAGCAGCGGTGA